One part of the Clostridium thermosuccinogenes genome encodes these proteins:
- a CDS encoding ABC transporter ATP-binding protein has product MAVNNFKEDELTKETVSIQVVRRLFAYLKPYKLPILQVLLLIGLVITVELFNPYFLKLGIDRFIANKDVVGLLVLSAVMVALNVVSMVCSRMRIKIMSGVTNKVLMTIRQELYNHIQKLSFSFFDERPVGKILARIIGDVNSLNDLFTNSITSLIPEVTKIIAVMIIMLSMNYKLALASFVTLPFLAAGMFLVETTSRKRWQMFRKKNSNLNAFTHEDFSGIRVVQSFTAEEETSKTFLDLLKATRDAFMKAVRINDSFWPMVEMSWGVGTVVVYWYGMRLIEAQDITVGLLVAFTGYVSIFWQPIMNISNFYNTLLTNIAGAERIFEIMDIEPDIKNDAKALTMPKIKGNVSFKNVTFSYDGQNPVLKNVSFDVKAGETIALVGPTGMGKTTIVNLISRFYETQEGTVSIDGYDVKKVTIESLRSQMGVMMQDTFLFSGTIKDNIRYGKLDATDEEIIAAAKAVSAHEFIMKMEKGYDTQVNERGSRLSAGQRQLIAFARALLANPRILILDEATASIDTHTERLIQQGIKSLLKGRTSFVIAHRLSTIQSADRIMVIDNGCIREMGTHEQLLKNKDLYYQLYMAQFKFLEEEAV; this is encoded by the coding sequence ATGGCTGTCAACAATTTTAAAGAAGATGAACTTACCAAAGAAACGGTCAGCATACAGGTGGTAAGAAGGCTTTTTGCTTACTTGAAACCATATAAGCTGCCGATATTGCAGGTGCTCCTCCTCATTGGCCTGGTTATAACCGTAGAGCTTTTTAACCCTTACTTTTTAAAGCTCGGGATAGACAGGTTCATTGCCAATAAGGATGTAGTAGGATTGCTGGTATTAAGCGCGGTGATGGTAGCCTTAAATGTGGTGTCCATGGTGTGTTCAAGAATGAGAATAAAGATTATGTCGGGAGTCACTAACAAGGTGCTTATGACTATCCGGCAGGAGCTTTACAATCATATACAGAAGTTGTCCTTTTCCTTTTTCGATGAGCGGCCGGTGGGCAAAATACTGGCCAGGATAATAGGGGATGTAAACTCACTGAACGACCTTTTTACCAATAGTATTACAAGCCTTATTCCTGAAGTGACAAAAATAATAGCTGTTATGATAATTATGCTTTCTATGAATTACAAGCTGGCTCTGGCTTCGTTTGTAACATTGCCGTTTCTCGCAGCAGGCATGTTTTTGGTAGAAACGACATCAAGGAAGCGCTGGCAAATGTTCAGGAAGAAGAATTCCAACTTGAATGCCTTTACCCATGAAGATTTTTCGGGCATCAGGGTTGTGCAGAGCTTTACGGCTGAGGAAGAAACGAGCAAGACCTTTCTGGATCTCCTTAAAGCTACAAGGGATGCTTTTATGAAGGCAGTGCGGATAAACGACTCTTTTTGGCCGATGGTAGAGATGTCTTGGGGTGTAGGAACGGTAGTAGTATACTGGTACGGAATGCGCCTGATCGAAGCACAGGATATTACCGTAGGCTTGTTGGTTGCCTTTACGGGATATGTGTCCATATTCTGGCAGCCGATAATGAATATAAGCAATTTTTATAACACGCTCTTAACAAACATAGCAGGCGCTGAACGCATATTTGAAATAATGGATATCGAGCCGGACATAAAAAACGATGCAAAAGCTTTAACCATGCCCAAGATAAAAGGAAATGTGAGCTTCAAAAATGTTACTTTCAGCTATGATGGACAGAATCCGGTGTTGAAAAATGTTTCTTTTGATGTAAAAGCCGGTGAGACCATAGCTCTTGTAGGCCCTACAGGTATGGGAAAGACCACCATAGTAAACCTTATAAGCCGGTTCTATGAGACTCAGGAAGGAACAGTGTCCATAGACGGTTATGATGTCAAAAAAGTGACGATAGAAAGCCTAAGAAGCCAGATGGGAGTTATGATGCAGGATACCTTCCTGTTTTCCGGAACCATTAAAGATAACATAAGGTACGGAAAGCTGGATGCGACGGACGAGGAGATTATAGCTGCCGCAAAAGCTGTAAGCGCTCATGAATTCATCATGAAGATGGAAAAAGGCTATGACACTCAGGTAAATGAAAGAGGTTCAAGACTCTCAGCAGGACAGAGGCAGCTTATTGCCTTCGCCAGGGCTTTGCTTGCCAACCCCAGGATATTGATACTGGATGAGGCAACCGCCAGCATAGATACTCATACTGAGCGGCTGATACAGCAGGGAATAAAAAGCCTGCTGAAAGGGAGAACCTCCTTTGTCATTGCTCACAGGCTGTCTACCATACAAAGCGCGGACAGGATCATGGTTATCGATAATGGTTGTATAAGAGAGATGGGAACCCACGAGCAGCTTTTGAAGAATAAGGATCTGTATTATCAGCTGTATATGGCGCAGTTCAAGTTCCTGGAAGAGGAAGCGGTTTGA
- the yihA gene encoding ribosome biogenesis GTP-binding protein YihA/YsxC: MVVKNAKLEATAVKPEQYPEKNLQEVVFVGRSNVGKSSIINSLANRKSLARVGSTPGKTRVINFYNIDDKLYLVDLPGYGYAGVSKTMKASWGNIVETYLNTRENIQLIIMLVDIRHKPTQDDKIMYEWLAANMVRHVVVASKADKISRSAIKPRLKEIKDALGVPDEVKIIPYSSENGAGRDELWTMIEESISGI, from the coding sequence ATGGTGGTAAAAAACGCTAAACTTGAGGCAACAGCTGTTAAGCCGGAGCAGTATCCAGAAAAGAATCTGCAGGAAGTTGTATTTGTAGGACGATCGAATGTAGGAAAGTCATCGATCATAAACTCACTGGCCAACAGAAAAAGTCTTGCACGAGTTGGCAGCACACCAGGGAAAACTAGGGTTATAAACTTTTATAACATTGATGATAAATTGTATCTCGTAGACTTGCCCGGTTATGGATATGCCGGTGTATCCAAAACTATGAAAGCATCCTGGGGAAACATTGTGGAAACCTATTTAAATACGAGGGAGAATATCCAACTTATAATAATGCTTGTAGACATACGGCACAAGCCTACCCAGGACGATAAAATCATGTATGAATGGCTGGCTGCCAACATGGTCCGGCATGTGGTGGTAGCTTCAAAGGCGGATAAAATAAGCCGTTCTGCCATAAAGCCAAGGCTCAAGGAAATAAAGGATGCGTTGGGAGTGCCCGATGAGGTAAAGATTATACCTTATTCTTCAGAGAACGGAGCGGGCAGGGATGAGCTGTGGACGATGATTGAAGAATCGATAAGCGGTATTTAG
- a CDS encoding helix-turn-helix domain-containing protein, with amino-acid sequence MGRKCVEVKSLYGLTIDDLNLIANSSDSNYTRDVVKAVIMRHKGIHTQVIADTLSKCNATIVSYINNWNDSGIACIADLRGGNIESTVTDEMVEDIRNIVTSKSPHEFGYEQNRWNAKLLVRYVEDHWGKEYSDTWIRKILANLGFSYKRGVYKPSKGDPKLQESFKKNVSCIGYN; translated from the coding sequence ATGGGTAGAAAATGTGTTGAGGTTAAATCACTTTATGGATTAACGATAGATGACTTAAATTTAATAGCCAATAGTTCTGACAGTAATTATACCAGAGACGTCGTCAAAGCTGTAATCATGAGGCATAAGGGTATCCATACGCAGGTTATTGCAGATACCTTGAGTAAATGTAACGCAACCATTGTGTCATATATCAACAACTGGAACGATAGCGGTATTGCTTGCATCGCCGACCTGCGGGGCGGCAATATTGAAAGTACTGTCACCGATGAAATGGTAGAGGATATCCGCAATATAGTTACCAGTAAGAGTCCTCATGAGTTCGGCTATGAACAAAACCGGTGGAACGCCAAGTTGTTAGTCAGGTATGTAGAAGACCACTGGGGAAAAGAATATTCCGACACCTGGATCCGTAAAATACTGGCTAATCTTGGTTTCTCGTACAAAAGGGGTGTTTATAAACCGAGCAAGGGAGACCCAAAGCTTCAGGAAAGCTTTAAAAAAAATGTCAGTTGTATTGGATATAATTGA
- a CDS encoding LacI family DNA-binding transcriptional regulator — protein sequence MANIKDVAKKAGVSISTVSNVINGTKYVSDELRERVNKAITDLNYEVDPVARSLKSKKTMSIGVIITDINRVFFPQVIKGIQDTATRNGYSITFCNSNDSFDMEKRFVQMMENSQLDGIILDSVADAGQQCYFKELCCLGSGKKRIPVVSIERRIDDFPIDSVVVNNAEGGSMAARHLIECGCRKVAHIAGPANSFMALERLQGYRNELQKRGLDLDDARLVKGDYSPLSGYQATKQLLINGVDFDGIFAANDQMAIGAIKAIKEHGYSIPEHIKVIGFDNTFVSSIVEPSLTTINVPKYKLGSSAVETLIKRMENRLCETACIELPINLVVRQSTDLKGDKNWDLYGW from the coding sequence ATGGCAAATATCAAAGATGTCGCAAAAAAAGCAGGAGTTTCGATTTCCACTGTATCCAATGTAATCAATGGCACTAAGTATGTGAGCGATGAGCTTCGTGAAAGAGTGAACAAAGCAATCACCGATTTGAATTATGAGGTGGACCCGGTGGCAAGGAGCCTGAAAAGCAAAAAGACCATGTCTATCGGGGTTATCATCACAGATATAAACAGAGTGTTTTTTCCCCAGGTTATCAAAGGCATTCAGGATACAGCTACCAGGAATGGGTATAGCATAACTTTTTGCAACTCCAATGACAGCTTCGATATGGAAAAACGTTTTGTCCAAATGATGGAAAACAGCCAGCTGGATGGCATAATTTTGGATTCGGTGGCCGATGCGGGACAGCAGTGCTATTTCAAAGAGTTATGCTGCCTGGGGAGTGGAAAGAAACGAATACCCGTTGTGAGTATTGAAAGAAGAATTGATGACTTTCCTATAGATTCAGTGGTGGTGAATAACGCGGAAGGGGGCAGCATGGCTGCCAGACATTTGATAGAATGTGGCTGCAGAAAGGTTGCGCATATCGCTGGTCCGGCAAATTCCTTTATGGCATTGGAACGGCTTCAGGGGTACAGAAATGAGCTTCAAAAGAGAGGTTTAGATCTGGATGATGCGAGGCTTGTTAAGGGGGACTATTCACCCTTAAGCGGCTATCAGGCTACCAAACAGTTGTTGATAAACGGGGTGGATTTTGACGGAATATTTGCAGCCAATGATCAAATGGCAATTGGTGCCATAAAAGCAATCAAGGAACATGGGTACAGTATTCCTGAACACATCAAAGTGATCGGTTTTGATAACACATTTGTATCCTCAATTGTTGAGCCATCGCTGACCACCATCAATGTACCGAAATATAAGCTGGGTAGCAGTGCGGTGGAGACTTTGATTAAACGCATGGAGAACAGATTGTGTGAAACAGCCTGCATCGAACTTCCGATCAACCTGGTTGTACGGCAGTCAACGGATTTGAAAGGTGATAAGAATTGGGATCTCTATGGATGGTAA
- a CDS encoding transposase yields the protein MSVVLDIIEPLGDVSLWCQDETSKRLESNNFYSWSPVGKPTEIECNGCHKGINIIGATEVLNHMGFVYDVYSKKEGSLTAAHVVKYMERLLDYDKARGISTTFVQWDNSPIHKGPLIQEFVEAHKSDLIVLHQPPYSPHLNPQEEMWHWMKNFIAQASAVKNEQELLHLVNRFEAYIKAHPDEVRHRLYARNYFP from the coding sequence ATGTCAGTTGTATTGGATATAATTGAGCCTTTAGGAGATGTCTCCCTGTGGTGTCAGGATGAAACCAGTAAAAGGCTCGAATCCAACAACTTTTATTCCTGGAGTCCTGTAGGCAAACCTACAGAAATTGAGTGTAACGGCTGTCATAAGGGCATCAATATCATTGGAGCTACGGAAGTACTGAATCATATGGGTTTTGTGTACGATGTATACTCCAAAAAAGAAGGCTCTTTGACAGCAGCTCATGTGGTCAAATATATGGAGCGTTTACTGGACTATGATAAAGCAAGAGGGATTTCTACCACCTTTGTCCAGTGGGATAATTCTCCGATTCATAAAGGCCCTTTGATACAAGAGTTTGTTGAGGCTCATAAAAGTGATTTAATAGTGTTGCATCAACCTCCTTATTCTCCACACCTGAATCCTCAAGAGGAGATGTGGCACTGGATGAAAAACTTTATTGCACAAGCCTCTGCTGTAAAGAACGAACAGGAACTATTGCATTTAGTAAATCGTTTTGAGGCATATATTAAAGCTCATCCTGATGAGGTTAGGCATCGGCTATATGCCCGGAACTACTTTCCATGA
- a CDS encoding DUF6259 domain-containing protein has product MSTITLENENLRLEFDSTYATLIRLTAVKTGWEILNRPSLGLSYRLMVPMPGRRNNPVYGEKQIPAAIEVSPDKRTATFTWDGVTSEYGGKHDINIVLKVSLTQRQAVFAMSISNNSQYTVENVYCPYLGDVQHPPEEKWFKTFLYSYATAQEWSLWPTFQNLRGYFGVDYPTQFSPGTQYGGSPMSPFILLRGEKQGLYAGICEASAELVAWHTELRPGYGSSIDSRVPEESVIGGKEVSIRFAAVHLPFILPGETRKLTPVALEAFTGGWQKGVDIYKAWRSSWMKTPELPEWVKQPHSWQQIHINSPEDELRMSFRDLVKIGEDCARHGVKAIQLVGWNDGGQDQGNPSHDPDPRLGTFEDLKEAIAKIQAMGVKVILFAKFTWADRATEWFRNDLKRLAVKDPYGDYYHYGGYHYQTATQLLDINTKRLIPMCFLSEEYLEICNREFKKMVDLGADGILFDECLHHSPALLCFDKSHGHRYAAPVYANDRKLIENFSLLTPENKEFLFAGEACYDWEFEAYHLSYHRSESKKHIPLTRYMLPDVPLMTAVTGFNDRNMINQCLTYKYIISYEPYNFKGRLEDFPDTLEYGKKMDALRMELREYFWDGEFRHECGAEVTLQDGNPHTPYSVFISRKTGKAGLVICNYDERNTIRVQARLENGALLRKYRLVDHPEWKDASSGITIPPCSAAVVIDEGV; this is encoded by the coding sequence ATGAGCACAATTACACTGGAAAATGAAAATTTGCGTCTGGAGTTTGATAGCACATACGCCACACTCATACGGCTTACGGCGGTAAAAACAGGATGGGAAATCCTAAACCGGCCGAGTTTGGGCCTGTCTTACCGTTTGATGGTACCTATGCCCGGAAGACGCAATAATCCTGTGTATGGAGAAAAGCAGATACCTGCTGCAATTGAGGTCTCACCAGATAAAAGAACAGCGACTTTTACCTGGGATGGAGTAACTTCGGAATACGGTGGAAAGCATGACATTAACATAGTCTTAAAAGTAAGTTTGACGCAACGTCAAGCTGTATTTGCAATGAGCATCAGCAATAACTCGCAATATACAGTAGAAAATGTATATTGCCCTTATCTGGGTGATGTGCAGCACCCACCGGAAGAAAAATGGTTCAAGACCTTTTTGTATAGCTATGCAACAGCCCAGGAATGGTCTCTGTGGCCTACATTTCAAAATTTGCGCGGATATTTCGGTGTGGACTATCCTACACAGTTCAGCCCCGGAACGCAATACGGCGGAAGCCCTATGTCACCGTTCATACTTCTGAGAGGGGAAAAACAAGGGCTGTACGCAGGGATTTGCGAGGCTAGTGCGGAGTTGGTGGCATGGCATACCGAACTGCGTCCTGGATACGGAAGCTCAATCGATTCCCGTGTGCCGGAAGAATCGGTGATTGGGGGTAAAGAAGTTTCCATAAGGTTTGCAGCCGTGCACCTGCCCTTCATTCTACCCGGAGAAACCCGGAAATTGACTCCGGTTGCCCTGGAAGCTTTTACAGGCGGCTGGCAGAAAGGTGTGGATATATACAAGGCATGGCGCAGCAGCTGGATGAAAACACCTGAGCTTCCTGAGTGGGTTAAGCAACCGCACTCCTGGCAGCAAATCCACATCAATTCTCCGGAGGACGAATTGAGGATGTCTTTCCGCGATTTGGTGAAAATCGGCGAGGATTGTGCTCGGCATGGTGTGAAAGCCATTCAACTGGTCGGCTGGAATGATGGTGGACAGGATCAAGGTAACCCTTCCCATGACCCGGATCCCCGTCTTGGAACCTTTGAAGACTTGAAGGAAGCGATTGCAAAGATTCAAGCTATGGGTGTAAAGGTGATACTTTTCGCGAAATTCACCTGGGCAGACAGAGCGACCGAATGGTTCCGCAACGACTTGAAACGCCTGGCTGTCAAGGACCCGTACGGAGACTATTATCACTATGGAGGCTACCATTATCAGACAGCAACACAGCTTTTGGATATAAACACAAAGCGTCTTATTCCCATGTGCTTTTTGAGTGAAGAGTATCTTGAAATTTGCAACCGGGAATTTAAGAAAATGGTTGACCTTGGAGCAGATGGCATTTTGTTTGATGAATGCCTGCATCACAGCCCTGCGCTGCTTTGCTTTGATAAAAGTCACGGACACCGCTATGCTGCTCCCGTGTACGCCAATGACAGGAAACTTATTGAGAATTTTAGCCTTCTGACTCCTGAAAACAAGGAATTCTTATTCGCCGGCGAGGCTTGCTATGATTGGGAGTTTGAAGCCTATCATCTTTCCTATCACCGAAGCGAGAGCAAAAAGCATATTCCACTCACACGCTATATGCTGCCTGATGTGCCGCTGATGACAGCTGTCACGGGCTTTAATGACCGAAACATGATAAACCAATGCCTGACGTATAAATATATTATCAGTTATGAGCCGTACAATTTCAAAGGCAGGCTTGAAGACTTTCCGGATACTCTGGAATATGGAAAGAAGATGGATGCATTGAGGATGGAACTCAGAGAGTATTTCTGGGATGGCGAATTCAGGCATGAATGCGGTGCTGAGGTTACCTTACAGGACGGAAATCCCCACACTCCTTATTCGGTTTTCATAAGCAGAAAGACAGGAAAGGCAGGTCTGGTGATATGCAACTACGATGAGAGAAACACTATCAGGGTACAAGCCAGGCTTGAAAATGGAGCGTTGCTGCGCAAATACCGTCTGGTAGACCATCCGGAATGGAAAGATGCTTCTTCCGGAATAACTATTCCTCCCTGTTCGGCTGCAGTTGTAATTGATGAAGGAGTATAG
- a CDS encoding NAD(P)-dependent oxidoreductase — protein sequence MILLEKNILVLIPVNEEHKKLLEEKAPSANFTYASRKSLDKDQVQKADIIIGNPPVDMVKGSERLEWLQLESAGVGDYAKTDVLPERVLLTNASGAYGLAISEYMLGVLLELYKRLYLYRDNQKEGKWSYEGQVKAIYNSTALIVGVGDIGGEFAKRMKALGAYTIGIRRREAEKPDYLDELYLMDKLEELLPRADVVALSLPATKLTDKIINQETLKLMKQDAVLINVGRGNAIDTEALCDALESGHLFGAALDVTDPEPLPKDHRLWKIKNAIITPHVSGGYSLKETHERIVKISADNLEAFMNGRSLINVVDRAAGY from the coding sequence GTGATATTATTGGAAAAAAACATACTAGTTCTGATACCTGTGAATGAGGAGCATAAAAAGCTGCTGGAGGAAAAAGCGCCCTCCGCAAACTTTACATATGCATCCCGCAAATCGCTTGACAAAGATCAAGTTCAAAAGGCTGATATCATAATCGGAAATCCTCCCGTGGACATGGTAAAAGGTTCGGAAAGGCTTGAGTGGCTGCAACTGGAGAGCGCCGGAGTGGGTGATTATGCAAAAACTGATGTGCTGCCGGAAAGAGTTTTGCTGACCAATGCATCGGGTGCCTACGGCCTCGCCATATCCGAATATATGTTGGGGGTTCTGCTGGAGCTTTATAAAAGGCTATACCTTTACCGGGATAATCAAAAAGAGGGTAAATGGTCCTATGAGGGACAAGTGAAAGCGATTTATAACTCCACTGCCCTGATTGTAGGAGTTGGAGATATCGGCGGTGAGTTTGCCAAGAGGATGAAAGCTCTTGGTGCATACACGATAGGCATTCGGAGAAGGGAAGCTGAAAAACCGGATTATTTAGATGAGCTTTACTTAATGGATAAGCTGGAAGAGTTGCTGCCCCGGGCAGATGTAGTTGCCCTGAGCCTGCCGGCTACAAAACTGACGGATAAGATTATAAACCAGGAGACATTGAAGCTGATGAAGCAGGACGCTGTGCTGATCAATGTCGGACGCGGGAATGCCATCGATACTGAAGCCTTGTGTGATGCTTTGGAAAGCGGGCATCTTTTTGGTGCAGCCCTGGATGTCACCGATCCTGAACCTCTGCCAAAGGATCACAGGCTGTGGAAGATAAAGAATGCCATCATAACGCCCCATGTTTCCGGTGGCTACAGTTTGAAAGAGACTCACGAACGGATAGTGAAAATAAGTGCGGATAATCTGGAAGCCTTTATGAACGGCAGAAGCCTTATCAATGTTGTTGACCGTGCAGCAGGCTATTGA
- a CDS encoding transposase: MPRKSREKYPEAIYHIMCRSESEFLLFRDDNDKEHYLSLLKRYTDKYKCSIYAYCLMDNHLHLHLDPKGFDVSKFMQSLNTAYVRYYNNKYARHGHVFQGRFESRILDTDEYNLAVSAYIHNNPHSIEGFAGREENYKYSSYGVYLGLREDLHKLVDMSFIMGLFNINEPSVFAEKYYAFVSHQRDIGSFKELKKQLSSAVKYEYISGRQVVLRDLSPSKVISYISDKLLMPEKHIKTANLKRKTHEARAFMAYVLKVLCGLGYKEICSNIYNITLSGCSKLCERGYELLNAKNPAYENIFNDLINCSVSW, from the coding sequence ATGCCGAGGAAATCCCGCGAGAAGTACCCTGAAGCGATTTATCATATTATGTGCCGAAGCGAGTCAGAGTTTTTGCTTTTTCGGGATGATAATGACAAGGAGCATTATCTAAGTCTCCTGAAAAGATATACTGACAAATATAAATGCAGCATATATGCCTATTGTCTTATGGACAACCATTTGCACCTACATCTGGACCCAAAGGGTTTTGATGTGTCAAAATTCATGCAGAGCCTAAATACAGCTTATGTCAGGTACTATAACAATAAGTATGCAAGACATGGGCATGTATTTCAAGGCAGATTTGAAAGCAGAATACTGGATACCGATGAATACAACCTTGCAGTTTCAGCCTACATACACAACAATCCTCATTCTATTGAAGGCTTTGCCGGCAGAGAGGAGAATTATAAATACTCTTCTTACGGAGTTTACCTGGGACTTAGAGAAGATTTGCACAAGCTGGTGGACATGAGCTTTATAATGGGGCTTTTTAATATAAATGAACCATCAGTATTTGCAGAGAAGTACTATGCCTTTGTAAGTCATCAAAGGGATATCGGAAGCTTTAAAGAGCTTAAGAAGCAATTGTCAAGTGCTGTAAAATATGAATACATAAGTGGAAGGCAAGTTGTGTTAAGGGACTTATCGCCTTCAAAAGTCATTTCATATATTTCTGATAAGCTGCTGATGCCAGAAAAACACATAAAAACAGCCAACCTCAAGCGAAAAACTCATGAAGCCAGAGCATTCATGGCCTATGTGCTGAAGGTGCTGTGCGGACTTGGATACAAGGAAATATGCAGCAACATATATAACATTACCCTTTCAGGATGCTCGAAGCTCTGCGAGCGAGGGTATGAACTGTTAAATGCCAAAAATCCTGCATATGAAAATATTTTCAACGATTTGATAAATTGCAGTGTGTCCTGGTAA
- a CDS encoding ABC transporter ATP-binding protein, with amino-acid sequence MKRLARYIRGNICWYIAGITSLVVAMALDMFNPYIVKVIVDDVIAAGKSELLKGALLALAGITVVRTVLGYIKQYAFDYASSKIVLKLRKDLFDHIQSLSFSFFDSTNTGELMSRIKDDTENVMAGAGYGISLFIEQVIYFVVASVMLFTLNWKLALISVLIMPFIAQIAVKLEKKIGEAYGRLSDQRAVLNTTAQENIAGVRLVKAFAREKYEINKFFEQNKENYRLNVEQAKVWADFFPKIELLSNVVIVLVTGVGGFFVIGDEISIGTLVAFTNYVYMLIWPVRSIGWITNVLAQCKASLAKINKIFDEKPEIRSPENPKTPAKFEGHVEFKNVGLEFGGVPVLKNINIDAKPGSTIAIMGLTGSGKSSIINLIGRFYDCTSGSVCVDGVDVKDMDLKTLRDQIAIVMQDTFLFSDTIEENIRFGSSSLSEEELIKASEDAKVTEFTEQMKDGFKTVVGERGIGLSGGQKQRISIARALSKGRKILILDDATSALDMETEYEIQKALESRKGMTKFIIAHRISAVKNADEILIIDNGEIVERGNHKQLLKLKGRYYETYCEQFNCAEDMLEEEVV; translated from the coding sequence ATGAAGAGACTTGCCAGATATATCAGGGGTAATATCTGCTGGTACATAGCAGGAATAACATCATTGGTTGTAGCAATGGCATTGGATATGTTCAACCCTTACATTGTAAAAGTCATTGTGGACGATGTTATAGCAGCAGGAAAATCGGAACTGCTAAAAGGAGCACTGCTTGCTCTTGCAGGAATAACAGTCGTGCGTACCGTACTTGGCTATATCAAGCAGTATGCTTTTGATTACGCCAGTTCAAAAATTGTATTAAAGCTGAGAAAAGATTTGTTTGACCATATACAATCATTATCCTTTTCATTTTTTGACAGCACAAATACGGGAGAGCTGATGTCGAGGATAAAGGATGATACTGAAAATGTCATGGCCGGAGCAGGTTATGGTATTTCCTTGTTTATTGAGCAGGTCATATATTTCGTCGTAGCTTCGGTTATGCTCTTTACTCTTAACTGGAAGCTGGCATTAATCAGCGTGCTCATAATGCCCTTTATCGCTCAGATAGCCGTAAAACTGGAAAAAAAGATAGGTGAGGCTTATGGGCGGCTTAGCGACCAAAGAGCTGTGCTGAATACCACCGCACAGGAAAATATTGCCGGAGTAAGACTGGTAAAGGCTTTTGCGCGGGAAAAGTATGAAATTAACAAGTTTTTTGAGCAGAATAAGGAAAATTACAGGCTCAATGTGGAACAGGCAAAGGTGTGGGCGGATTTCTTCCCGAAAATAGAGCTTCTGTCCAATGTAGTTATTGTTCTGGTGACCGGAGTGGGAGGATTTTTCGTCATCGGAGATGAGATATCGATAGGAACCCTTGTTGCCTTCACCAACTATGTATACATGCTCATCTGGCCTGTGAGAAGTATCGGATGGATTACGAATGTTCTGGCTCAATGTAAGGCATCTCTCGCCAAGATAAACAAGATATTTGACGAGAAGCCGGAAATCCGCAGTCCTGAAAATCCGAAAACCCCGGCTAAATTCGAGGGTCATGTGGAATTTAAAAATGTTGGTCTGGAATTCGGCGGAGTACCGGTGCTGAAGAACATCAACATCGATGCCAAGCCGGGATCAACCATAGCCATCATGGGTTTGACAGGCTCGGGAAAAAGCTCCATCATCAACCTGATTGGAAGGTTTTATGACTGCACATCGGGAAGTGTGTGCGTGGACGGAGTTGACGTAAAGGATATGGACCTGAAAACTCTCAGGGACCAGATAGCGATAGTGATGCAGGATACTTTCCTGTTCTCGGACACAATAGAAGAAAACATAAGGTTTGGATCCAGCAGCTTGTCCGAAGAAGAGCTGATAAAAGCTTCGGAAGACGCAAAGGTCACCGAGTTTACAGAGCAGATGAAGGATGGCTTTAAGACTGTTGTGGGGGAAAGAGGCATTGGTTTGTCCGGAGGGCAAAAGCAGAGGATATCAATAGCCAGAGCTCTGTCAAAGGGGCGGAAGATATTGATTCTCGATGATGCCACATCTGCCCTGGATATGGAAACCGAATATGAAATACAAAAAGCACTGGAAAGCAGAAAAGGTATGACTAAGTTCATCATTGCCCATAGAATATCGGCAGTCAAAAATGCTGACGAGATATTGATAATTGATAACGGTGAGATTGTGGAAAGGGGTAATCACAAGCAGCTCCTTAAGCTCAAGGGCAGATACTATGAGACATACTGCGAGCAGTTTAACTGTGCTGAAGATATGCTGGAGGAAGAGGTGGTATAA